The following are from one region of the Gloeomargarita lithophora Alchichica-D10 genome:
- a CDS encoding cache domain-containing sensor histidine kinase, which produces MFKPGSLKRTASILLVLPIITVTAAAVAFVYLHTRRTTDTIVQQLAEETVVGVQNSLRTYFDAVENSLNTIANELAVLPLDRTFPMKVEQILYSLIQGDTVLRNVYYADTTGNLTRFEQTEDRGLILRLRNAQTGGKVVPYRLDANGQRTPFGQPIELDQRTRTGYQAAKQSGRLVWGPVVVSAYLKVPVLQPVMPVYERSPRLTPNQKPGAFRGVVGAAIPLDELNQYLRALKIAPGSVTYIINEAGELLGSSAQPTATSDPNLLTLEQSSSPLIRASAAILGRQLMLPERENEINQVSTRLAGQTYLVLASRLGDNSGAIKWWIVAIIPQEPLIQGARQGARVVLVMGLGMMVFSGFFGWWLARQVTRPVELLSQAAQAIETHKFTPAMLADLVQRQDELGELARVFRDMAEMIHQREENLHSRMQELKAELEGSRSKPLTGNQTQRWQGLLQEAAALRQDVPPTDRSV; this is translated from the coding sequence ATGTTCAAGCCCGGTTCGCTCAAACGCACGGCTTCGATCCTTTTGGTTCTGCCCATCATCACGGTGACGGCGGCGGCGGTGGCCTTTGTCTATCTCCACACCCGGCGTACCACGGATACCATCGTGCAGCAGTTGGCCGAGGAAACCGTCGTGGGGGTGCAGAACAGCTTGCGGACTTATTTTGATGCGGTCGAAAATTCCTTGAACACCATTGCCAATGAACTGGCGGTACTGCCCCTGGATCGTACCTTTCCCATGAAAGTTGAACAGATTCTCTACAGTTTGATCCAGGGAGACACGGTGTTACGCAATGTTTACTACGCGGACACGACGGGGAATCTGACTCGGTTTGAGCAAACGGAAGACCGGGGGCTAATCCTGCGCCTGCGGAATGCTCAGACCGGCGGGAAAGTCGTCCCCTATCGGCTGGATGCCAACGGTCAACGCACCCCCTTTGGCCAACCGATTGAACTGGATCAACGCACCCGCACTGGCTATCAGGCGGCGAAACAGTCAGGGCGCTTGGTCTGGGGGCCGGTGGTGGTTTCTGCCTACCTGAAGGTGCCGGTGCTACAACCGGTGATGCCAGTGTATGAACGTTCTCCCCGTTTGACCCCGAACCAAAAACCCGGGGCATTCCGGGGGGTGGTGGGGGCGGCCATTCCCCTGGATGAGTTGAATCAGTATCTGCGCGCCCTGAAAATTGCGCCGGGGTCGGTGACCTACATTATCAACGAAGCCGGGGAATTGTTGGGGAGTTCTGCCCAACCAACCGCCACCAGCGACCCAAATCTCCTGACCCTGGAGCAAAGTTCGTCGCCCCTGATCCGGGCTTCCGCTGCCATTCTTGGTCGCCAGTTGATGCTCCCGGAACGGGAAAATGAAATTAACCAGGTCAGCACCCGTTTGGCGGGCCAAACCTATCTGGTTTTAGCCAGCCGTTTGGGGGACAATTCCGGTGCCATCAAGTGGTGGATCGTGGCCATCATTCCCCAGGAGCCTTTGATTCAGGGTGCCCGCCAGGGGGCGCGGGTGGTGCTGGTCATGGGTCTGGGCATGATGGTATTCAGCGGCTTTTTTGGTTGGTGGTTGGCGCGGCAGGTGACCCGCCCGGTGGAGCTGCTCAGCCAAGCGGCGCAGGCGATTGAAACCCATAAATTTACCCCGGCGATGCTGGCGGATTTGGTACAACGGCAGGATGAACTGGGGGAATTGGCACGGGTGTTTCGGGACATGGCCGAGATGATCCATCAACGGGAGGAAAATCTCCACAGTCGGATGCAGGAACTCAAGGCGGAGTTGGAAGGTTCCCGGAGTAAACCCTTGACGGGGAATCAAACCCAACGGTGGCAAGGGTTATTGCAAGAGGCGGCGGCTCTGCGCCAGGATGTTCCCCCAACCGATCGTTCCGTCTAG
- a CDS encoding phage tail protein: MTFTPDTATLQLRLAPMVGALTPFQSQGYGRELAAVPLVEPRRQATLVVAAGALQELALQLEYRGSAPLELGVSLVGEVPRGWCFLLGAEGVLAPGERRPVSLVVAVPGNFWEDQQALRPGTSLVLDFSGVLHIYGRLPEQEWRLLEVLPLELSVRPPARYLDFLPKIYRQSDFLGRLLAIFEQTFEPDVQMLDGLWAYLDPRTAPVSWLPFLSHWVGWRSPLRLEVQVLRQLIYNAFSLYQWRGTRRGLRLFLHLATGLPLDEQESEEYRKHIGIQEFFQRGLILGEAVVGETAVLGAGRPYHFRVWLRADAPERVDVDLVRAVIDQEKPAFCTYDLEITSWQEGGNGAS; the protein is encoded by the coding sequence ATGACTTTTACCCCGGACACGGCGACTTTGCAGTTACGTTTGGCACCGATGGTGGGGGCATTAACCCCGTTTCAGTCCCAGGGGTATGGGCGGGAATTGGCGGCGGTGCCCCTGGTGGAACCCCGGCGGCAGGCGACTTTGGTGGTGGCAGCGGGAGCGTTGCAGGAATTGGCGTTGCAGTTGGAATACCGGGGGTCTGCCCCCCTGGAGTTGGGGGTGAGTTTGGTGGGGGAGGTGCCCCGGGGTTGGTGTTTTTTATTGGGGGCAGAGGGGGTGTTGGCTCCTGGGGAACGGCGCCCGGTGTCGCTGGTGGTGGCGGTGCCGGGGAATTTTTGGGAGGATCAGCAAGCGCTGCGCCCGGGGACGAGTTTGGTCTTGGATTTTAGTGGGGTACTGCACATCTATGGCCGTTTGCCGGAGCAGGAATGGCGGCTGTTGGAGGTTTTGCCCTTGGAATTGTCCGTGCGTCCCCCGGCGCGTTATTTGGATTTTTTACCCAAAATTTACCGCCAGAGTGATTTTTTGGGGCGGTTGTTGGCAATTTTTGAGCAGACGTTTGAACCGGATGTGCAGATGTTGGATGGGTTGTGGGCGTACCTTGACCCCCGCACGGCACCGGTGAGTTGGTTGCCTTTTCTCAGCCATTGGGTGGGGTGGCGGAGTCCTTTGCGTTTGGAAGTTCAGGTTTTGCGGCAGTTGATTTACAATGCCTTTTCTTTGTACCAATGGCGGGGTACCCGTCGGGGGCTGCGGTTATTTTTACATCTGGCGACGGGTTTGCCCTTGGATGAACAAGAATCGGAAGAATATCGGAAACACATTGGCATTCAGGAATTTTTCCAACGGGGGTTGATTTTGGGGGAGGCGGTGGTGGGGGAAACGGCGGTGTTGGGGGCGGGGCGACCCTATCATTTTCGGGTTTGGTTGCGTGCCGATGCGCCGGAACGGGTGGATGTGGATTTGGTGCGGGCGGTGATTGACCAGGAAAAACCCGCTTTTTGTACCTATGATTTGGAGATAACGTCCTGGCAGGAGGGGGGAAATGGAGCCAGTTAA
- a CDS encoding DUF4159 domain-containing protein, which translates to MEPVNGLKPLERLEVRDGLLLNAQRWQCAHGYLRQRQNLYYQGLCTGGIVQGLGVQVIPPPPQVAAEYADRRWVRIHPGWGIDGLGNPVIVPEPLDFRITTVPNQEQAVTVYLVLRYVDPAGLVTTPTQDIVQETFRVDEKNVPPSPEEIELCRVVLTAGSNGLEIPPQPLFPEANHLDVRFRVPAQLRPQALVRVAQLDNGPVPWGELLTACRGLYPALRVAEPVGLLPVSLVTPDLLRYDLIYLTHPQVTTLPAAAQSQIRDYLHRGGVVLVEANSPQIAQLQAMQAELLEAVAASRERAETRELSIKLSQELRGVEASLTQAYDALTVPVKMVLFGQPPTNSGTVGRGHPLRCQPFTFGAWPSVGKRPLRVSQWGGLVLVTGALSQGWGGDDTLERETIRAAQELGVNLLHFAWHVHRCRQGLQGETT; encoded by the coding sequence ATGGAGCCAGTTAATGGGTTAAAGCCTTTGGAGCGGCTGGAGGTGCGGGATGGGTTACTGCTGAATGCCCAGCGGTGGCAGTGTGCCCACGGGTATTTGCGGCAACGGCAAAATCTGTACTACCAGGGGTTATGCACCGGCGGCATTGTGCAGGGGCTAGGGGTGCAGGTGATTCCGCCGCCGCCCCAGGTAGCCGCCGAGTATGCGGACCGGCGGTGGGTGCGGATTCATCCCGGTTGGGGGATTGATGGGCTGGGGAATCCGGTGATTGTGCCGGAACCGCTGGATTTTCGCATTACCACCGTGCCGAATCAGGAGCAGGCGGTGACGGTGTATTTGGTGTTGCGTTATGTTGACCCGGCGGGTTTGGTGACCACGCCTACCCAGGATATTGTCCAGGAGACTTTTCGGGTGGATGAAAAAAATGTCCCCCCCAGCCCGGAGGAGATTGAACTGTGTCGGGTGGTGCTGACGGCGGGGAGCAATGGCTTGGAGATTCCTCCCCAGCCCCTATTCCCGGAGGCCAATCACCTGGATGTGCGGTTTCGGGTACCGGCGCAACTGCGACCCCAAGCGCTGGTGCGGGTGGCTCAGTTGGACAATGGCCCCGTGCCCTGGGGGGAATTGCTCACCGCCTGTCGGGGGTTGTACCCAGCCCTGCGGGTGGCGGAACCGGTGGGGTTATTACCGGTGAGTTTGGTGACCCCCGACCTGTTGCGCTACGATTTGATTTACCTCACCCACCCGCAGGTGACCACGCTTCCGGCGGCGGCGCAGAGCCAAATTCGGGACTATTTGCACCGGGGCGGGGTGGTGCTGGTGGAAGCCAATAGCCCCCAAATTGCCCAATTGCAAGCCATGCAGGCGGAATTGCTGGAAGCGGTGGCGGCCAGTCGCGAACGGGCGGAAACCCGGGAATTGTCAATTAAACTCAGCCAGGAATTGCGGGGGGTGGAGGCCAGTTTGACCCAAGCCTACGATGCCCTGACTGTGCCGGTGAAAATGGTCTTGTTTGGTCAGCCCCCCACCAATTCTGGCACCGTGGGTCGGGGGCATCCCCTGCGCTGTCAACCCTTTACGTTTGGGGCGTGGCCGTCCGTGGGCAAACGCCCCCTGCGGGTGTCCCAGTGGGGGGGGCTGGTGCTGGTGACCGGTGCCCTGTCCCAGGGGTGGGGCGGCGATGATACCCTGGAGCGGGAGACCATTCGGGCGGCGCAGGAATTGGGGGTGAATCTGCTACATTTTGCCTGGCACGTGCATCGCTGTCGCCAGGGGTTGCAGGGGGAAACGACATAA